The Chitinophagales bacterium genomic interval AATTCTGACAGGTGCCTGCGTGTCTTTGACTTTTCCGCCCTGAACGTAGGGCCGAACGTATAGATTTTCCCCAGGGCCATCGCCATCGCCTCTCCGTATAGCTGACCTGACTGTGAGAGGTAGGCAGGCTTACCATAGAAATCAGTTTCGAACAAAGTGCTTGTTCCTTCCACGGCATTACCGGTGAAGATCGGTGCATCGGCCTGCACAAATCCTTCCAGCTGAAAGAACCGGTGAATAGAAAATATCATGGCATTACGAATGCGCATGATGGCCCATTGCCGCTGTGAACGCAGCCACAGATGGCGATTATCCATCAGAAAATCCACACCATGCTCCTTTTTCGAAATCGGGTACTCCTGCGCTATACTGATGATGGAAACATGTGTGGCATGCAACTCATATCCGCCAATCTGCCTTTCATCCTGCACCACTTTGCCTGTTATCGCGCATGAACTTTCCATCGTGAGTTTCCCTGCATGTTCAAAATCTTTTTCCGACACATTTTTTTCATCCACCACGCACTGGCAAAATCCTGTTCCATCGCGTAACACAATAAAAAAGATTCCTTTTCCCGAACGCTTGTTGGACGCCCACCCTCTTAATGTCACTTGCTGCCCTTCATGCAAAGGCAGGTCACTGATATACACTGTTTTCATGGTTAAAAAAAATTGCAGCTTCCTTGCTGCTGTTTAATTATTTAATATTTCATTGCCGGACCCATCACGCAGATTTTGCAAAATCGCTTTCTGTGATTTCGCTTTCCGATCTCAACACAGTATTACTTCCTTGGCAAGTGGGCGAAATTAACCATTAATTTCTGTACCCTCAGCGCATAAAAACACAACGAGAACGTTGAATACACTATATCTTTACCACCGTTTAACAGCAGATTTTACGCATGCTCAAGCAAGGACAATTCCAGAAGATGTTGCAGAAGCTGTCGCCGCAGCAGATACAGTTGATCAAGCTGCTGCAGGTGCCGACTGACTCTTTGGAAGAACGTATTAAGGAAGAACTGGAGGCGAATCCTGCACTGGAAGAAGGACAGGAAGATGAACGAACAGAAGATGAACGGGATAATGAACAAAGTGAGGAAGATACTGAAACCGCTGAGGACACGGATAAGGAAGAAGAACAGCAGGAAACAGAAAATGAAGTGACCGCCGAAGAAGAGACAGGCAGCACGGAAACAGAAGCAGAGAAAGAAGAAGAAATGACTGTGGACGATGAACCCGATCTCAGCGATTATACAGAAGATGATGATATCGCAGACTACAGGCTGCGTGATGACAACTATCCGGAACAGGATGATAAACGCGTTTTGCCTATTCCTGTTTTCAGAAGTTTTCATGAATACCTGGAAGAGCAGCTGAGCATGGAAGAGCTGGATGAACATCATCACGGACTCGGTGAATACATCATCGGAAGTATTGATGACGACGGTTATCTTCGCCGGCCGCTCGACGCAATGGTGGATGATCTTGCCTTTTCACAAAATGTGACCTGCACGGAAAAGGAACTGTCGGAGATATTAAAAATCATTCAGCAATTTGATCCTCCCGGCACAGGCGCCAGGGACTTGCAGGAATGTCTCTTGCTTCAATTAGGTCGTAAGATCAGCAATCAGCAGGTGCGGGAACTGGCCTTTCGTGTCATTAAAGATCACTTTGATGAATTTGTAAAAAAACATTACGAGAAACTGCAGAAGCAGCTTGATGTGGATGATGAGTTGTTCAGGCAGGTTATTAATACGATCATACATCTCAACCCAAAGCCCGGCAGTGCGTACACCGGCGCCGGCGACCTGGAAAAGATTATCATCCCGGATTTCTTTATCATCAACAATGAAGGCGTGCTCGAACTTTCGCTTAACCAGATGAATGTTCCGGAGTTACGCATCAGCCAGCATTTCCGCGATATGCTGCGCGATTACCAGAAAGGCAATAAGAAAGACCGGCAGCAAAGAGATGCAGTGATGTTCATCAAACAGAAGATTGATTCGGCGAAATGGTTTATTGATGCCATCCGTCAGCGCCAGCAGACCTTGCTGCTCACCATGAATGCCATCATGGAATATCAGTATGATTACCTTATAAGCGGTGACGAAACGAAATTACGGCCGATGATTCTTAAAGATATTGCGGAAACAACCGGTTTGGATATCTCCACGGTGTCGCGTGTTGCCAACAGCAAATACGTGCAGACCGAATGGGGCACCTTACGGCTGAAATCATTTTTTTCCGAATCACTTTCCACTGACAGCGGCGAAGAAGTTTCCACGCGCGAAGTGAAAAAAATTTTACTAGATATGATTTCGGTGGAAAACAAGAAGAAACCACTGTCGGATGAAAAACTAACTGAGTTGCTGAAAGAAAAAGGTTATAATATCGCACGCCGTACCGTCGCAAAATACCGCGAACAACTGGAGATACCGGTTGCCCGTCTCAGGAAAGAACTATAATTACTCACTGTCACCCACCAATCCGTGCAACTTTCTGCCAGGCTCCTTTCATTTTTTTTTCACCCGCTCATCCTGCCCACATATGCATTCCTCCTGATTTGCTGGACCAACCCGTTGTTGTTTTCGAATTATAATGATGAAGCGCTCAGCAAGATTCTGCTTACCGTCTTCATCAACACGTTTCTTTTCCCGGCTATCGCCATCCTGCTTATCTGGCGGCTCGGTTTCGTCAAATCCCTTTACATGGAAACACAACAGGAGCGCCTGGTGCCTTACATAACAAGCGGGGCGATGTATATCTGGACCTATGTTGTCTTCCGCAAATCA includes:
- the rpoN gene encoding RNA polymerase factor sigma-54, which produces MLKQGQFQKMLQKLSPQQIQLIKLLQVPTDSLEERIKEELEANPALEEGQEDERTEDERDNEQSEEDTETAEDTDKEEEQQETENEVTAEEETGSTETEAEKEEEMTVDDEPDLSDYTEDDDIADYRLRDDNYPEQDDKRVLPIPVFRSFHEYLEEQLSMEELDEHHHGLGEYIIGSIDDDGYLRRPLDAMVDDLAFSQNVTCTEKELSEILKIIQQFDPPGTGARDLQECLLLQLGRKISNQQVRELAFRVIKDHFDEFVKKHYEKLQKQLDVDDELFRQVINTIIHLNPKPGSAYTGAGDLEKIIIPDFFIINNEGVLELSLNQMNVPELRISQHFRDMLRDYQKGNKKDRQQRDAVMFIKQKIDSAKWFIDAIRQRQQTLLLTMNAIMEYQYDYLISGDETKLRPMILKDIAETTGLDISTVSRVANSKYVQTEWGTLRLKSFFSESLSTDSGEEVSTREVKKILLDMISVENKKKPLSDEKLTELLKEKGYNIARRTVAKYREQLEIPVARLRKEL